ATCGCCATGGCGGTGCACCGCGACGATCCCAACTGGCTGGCCTGGCTGGATACTTATATCGCCGACCGCCAGGAAGACGGCTCCCTGGACCGTCTGCTCGACCGTCATCTGGGGGGACCGCGCAAGTGAACCCGCTGACCACGCACCTGTCCAGCCCGTGGGCGGTGGTCGCCGGCCTGCTGGCCGGCGGCGTGCTGGGGGTATGGTTGCCCGAGGCCGGCATGGCGCTGGAACCGGTCGGCCAACTTTATCTGCAACTCATGCAGATGTGCGTGCTGCCCATCATCATCAGCGCCGTCACCGCCAGCATCGCCCGACTGATCCTGGGCGACAGCGGCGCGGCGCTGCCGCGTCTGGCCCTGGTCTTTCTGGCCGGACTGGCCGCCACCGCCGCCATCGCCCTGGCCGCCGGACTTTTGTTTCAGCCGGGGATCGGGCTGGGCCAGGACCAGCGCGTCTTTCTCGCCAATGAGATCTTGCAGCAAGACGCCGCTGCTACCGGTCAGCCGGCGCCCAGCCTGTGGCTGCTGGCGCAGATGGTGATCCCGGCCAATGTCATCCGCGCCGCCGCCGAGGGCCATATGCTGGCGCTGTTGCTGTTCTCGCTGCTGCTGGGCATGGGTCTGGGCAAACTGGGCGGCGAACAAAGCCTGTTCGCCGTCGGTGTGCTGGATGCCTTTTACAACGCCTTGGTCAAGGTGATGGGCTGGATTTTGCTGGGCCTGCCCTTCGGCCTGTTCGCGCTGATGGCCGCCCACACCGCCCAGGGCGGCCTCCACATGTTCCTGATGCTGGGCAAGCTGGTCGCCACCTTGTATGGCGTCGCCCTGCTGGTGATCGCGGTGCTGACCCTGTTGATCGCCCGGCGCACCGGGCTTGGACCGCTGGCCGTCCTGTCGCTGGTGCGCCAGCCGCTGTTCACCGCCTTCGGCACCGGCTCCAGCATCGCCACCTTGCCGGCGGCGCTCAGGGTGGCGGAAACCGGCCTGGGCCTCAGCCGCCAGACCACCCAGATGGTGCTGCCCCTGGGCGTCAGCCTGTATCCCTTGGGCAACGTCGTCCATGTGGTCATCAGCAGTCTGTTCGTGCTGCAACTCTACGGCCTGCCCATCGGCCTGCAAGCCGGGCTGGTGGTGACCATCGGCGGCATCCTGGTGGCCTGCGCCATGTCGGGGGCGCCGGGCATCGCCTCGATGGCGTTGCTGGGCATGCTGCTGGCGCCGTTCGGCGTGCCGGTGGAAGTGGCCATCGTCCTTCTGGTGGCGCTGGACCCGGTGCTCGACCCGGTGCTGACCGTGGTCAACGTCTATGGCAACATGGGGGCCGCCGCGCTGATGGAACCCCAGCAAAAGGAAGCGCATCATGGATAAAATCCGCGCCTTCATCGAGGAACAGTTCCTGGTGGAATTCGACGATGACGACTTCCCCGAGGACACCAACCTGTTCAAGGAAGGGGTGATGGATTCCTTCGGCTACGTGCAATTGTGCCGCTTTCTCGAACGCGAATTCGCCATCACCTTCACCGAGGCCGAGATGACCGGCAACGTTCTGGTCAGCCTGAGCCAGATCCGCGACACGGTGGCGGCCAAGCTCAAGCAGAACGGCTAGGCCATGTGCGGGATCGCCGGCCTGATCCACACGGAGGTGGCGTCGCAGGATTTGCCCGACATCATCACCGGCATGCTCGACCGCATCAGCCATCGCGGCCCCGACGGCATGGGCACGGTCATCGGCGACGATTGGGCGCTGGGGACGGCGCGGCTGGCCATCATCGACCCCAAGGACGGCATTCAGCCCATGGCCGATGCCGGCGGGCGGTTCTGGCTGGCCTATAACGGCGAAATCTACAATTACCGCGAATTGCGCAGCGAGTTGGAGGCGCACGGCGCCGTCTTCCACACCCAATGCGACACCGAGGTCTTGCTGGCCGCCTGGCTGCACTGGGGCGCCGAGTGCCTGCCACGCTTGAACGGCGGCTTCGCCTTCGCCCTTTACGATCGCCGCGACCGCCGGCTGGTGCTGGCCCGCGACCGCTTCGGCAAGCGGCCCCTGTTCTATGCCCGCCACGGTAATGCCTTGCTGTTCGCCTCGGAGATGAAGGCGTTTTTGGCGGTGCCCGGCTTCGTCTTTGCCCAAGATTCGGGGCAACTGGCCTCGATCCTGGGGGTGTGGACGCCGTTGCCCGACCAAAGCGGCTTCACCGGCATT
This is a stretch of genomic DNA from Magnetospirillum gryphiswaldense MSR-1 v2. It encodes these proteins:
- a CDS encoding dicarboxylate/amino acid:cation symporter, encoding MNPLTTHLSSPWAVVAGLLAGGVLGVWLPEAGMALEPVGQLYLQLMQMCVLPIIISAVTASIARLILGDSGAALPRLALVFLAGLAATAAIALAAGLLFQPGIGLGQDQRVFLANEILQQDAAATGQPAPSLWLLAQMVIPANVIRAAAEGHMLALLLFSLLLGMGLGKLGGEQSLFAVGVLDAFYNALVKVMGWILLGLPFGLFALMAAHTAQGGLHMFLMLGKLVATLYGVALLVIAVLTLLIARRTGLGPLAVLSLVRQPLFTAFGTGSSIATLPAALRVAETGLGLSRQTTQMVLPLGVSLYPLGNVVHVVISSLFVLQLYGLPIGLQAGLVVTIGGILVACAMSGAPGIASMALLGMLLAPFGVPVEVAIVLLVALDPVLDPVLTVVNVYGNMGAAALMEPQQKEAHHG
- a CDS encoding phosphopantetheine-binding protein, whose translation is MDKIRAFIEEQFLVEFDDDDFPEDTNLFKEGVMDSFGYVQLCRFLEREFAITFTEAEMTGNVLVSLSQIRDTVAAKLKQNG